The Fibrobacter sp. genomic sequence TTCAATGCCGCTGACGTTGCAAAGGCATTTAATCTTCCTGAAAATGTGAAGGTTGCCTGTATTCTTGACGTGGGTTACGCTGATGCAGAACAGGGTGGCCCTTCGCCCCGTCATGATGCCCGTAAGCCCATGGCTGATTTTGCCAAGGAACTATAACCGTTTTTTTCCCTATAACGCTTTTTTAAGAAAAGAGTTCTCCTGAGGGAGAACTCTTTTTGTTTGTGTGTCCGCCGACACAGTCTATTTTACGAGTCATTTTATGACATTATATGCCCGTAGATTTCTTTGTATGAAAAATCCCTAACAAACTACAAGGAGATATACTATGGCAAACAAAACCGAATATGAAAAATATTTTGACAAAATTCTTGGAAAGAAACTTCAAGAACAGCGCAAGATACTGAAAATGACTCAACAATATGCTGCTAATCAATCTGGTGAATCTCGGCAGTGGGTAAGTGATGCAGAAAGAGGTGTAAAAACGCCCTCCATATACTTACTGTGTCAATACGCTCATTATGCGGGTATTGATATTCACGCAGTTTTTGATGGAGTGATTGATGCGTTTTTTCCGTATATGGAAAAAATTCGTAAAGAAGAAGAGGAGGAAAAACTGAATACATTGTTGAAACGTTTAAAGAAAAGAAAGGGTAAATAAAAAAGGCCGGTCGTTTGACCGGCTTCTTTAAATTTGATAGGTTCATCGTTATTTGATATAGTAGTCGTAACGGACTTTGTTGCCCTTCATGGCGGTTCGTTTCCAGCTGCCGCGGTCATCTTCTGTAACTGCGATGTCGTTGTAGTCCAGGATGTTGTTTTCCTTAGGGAAGAATTCGAATTCAACGTGGTAATCCGTAGATGAACCGTCGCCGTATTCGCTGGTGTGTTCGACAGTTGTTCCGTCGTCAAATTCAAATACGACCTTGCCGCCTACGGGAACGTTTGTCATGCTCCAACGGTAGGTGTCTGCAATTTCCAGAGTTTCGCCGGGCTCCAGCGTCCATGAGGTAGGATCGTTTTCGTACTTGTGGAAGGTAAGGGTGACCTTCTTGCCGCTTTCATTATGGAGGTAGGAAAAACCTTCCAGTTTATTCAATCCTCCGGTGATGTCGTCGGAAGAACATGCGGAGAAAAATACGGTTGCGCAAAACGTAAAAAATAAAAATGTTTTTGTGAAAATACTCATAATTACCCCTTTGTAATCCAATATAGCAAAAACGTGAAAAAATGGCACAAATTTAAGGCGAACATCCTTCCTTGACCTTTGGATTTTTTGCAAAAATTCTAAATTTCATCTCGTAAATTTAACGGGGATAACCCAAAGGATAAATCATGCGTGATCAATTCGAAAGCCCGCTGATTCAGCGTTATGCTTCTAAGGAAATGAGTTTCATCTTCAGCCCGCAGTACAAGTTCCAGACTTGGCGCAAGCTGTGGATCTTCTTGGCCGAATCCGAAATGGAACTGGGCCTGCCCATTACCCAGGAACAGGTGGACGAACTGAAGGCTCACGCAACAGACATCAACTTTGACGTTGCCGAAGCCGAAGAAAAGCGCCGCCGTCACGACGTGATGAGCCACGTTTATGCTTACGGTGTCCAGTGCCCCAAGGCCAAGGGCATCATCCACCTGGGTGCAACTTCCGCTTTCGTTGGTGACAACACCGACCTCATCCAGATGCAGCAGGCTTTGATTATCGTCCGTAAGCGCCTCTGCCGCGTGATGGATAAGCTCTCCA encodes the following:
- a CDS encoding helix-turn-helix domain-containing protein, with product MANKTEYEKYFDKILGKKLQEQRKILKMTQQYAANQSGESRQWVSDAERGVKTPSIYLLCQYAHYAGIDIHAVFDGVIDAFFPYMEKIRKEEEEEKLNTLLKRLKKRKGK
- a CDS encoding adenylosuccinate lyase, with the protein product MRDQFESPLIQRYASKEMSFIFSPQYKFQTWRKLWIFLAESEMELGLPITQEQVDELKAHATDINFDVAEAEEKRRRHDVMSHVYAYGVQCPKAKGIIHLGATSAFVGDNTDLIQMQQALIIVRKRLCRVMDKLSKFAMEYKDMAQLGATHFQAAQLTTVGKRACLWLQDLLIDLEEVNFLIEVLPFRGVKGTTGTQASFMDLFNGDEEKIMEL